From SAR202 cluster bacterium:
TCCAATTCCCAGATATTGCCATTTTTACCCCCTATACCTGCATTATTTACAAGAATGTCTATTCTTCCCCATTTATCTAATGCTTTTTTTACTGCTTCTTCGGCAGTTTCAGGATTAGCAACATCACCAATACATATTTCTATATCCACACCATTTGATGCTAATTCACTTCCAGCTTGCTCAGCTAAATCAGCATCAAAGTCAACCAAAACAATATTTGCACCATCATCTGAAAGCCTCTTAGCTATACCGTATCCAATTCCGGTAGCCGAACCTGTTACTATCGCCACCTGCCCATCTAGGATGCCCATATTTCCTCCTTAGATTTATTTTTTTGTATTCAAAAAATAGTCAACTTCTTCCAAAGTAGGCATAGATTCCTGCGCTCCAGGTTTAGTGACTGCTAACGACCCTATGGTTACACCCATAGTTACAGAATCTACGAAAGAATTTCCTTTTAATAAATAAGATGTAAATCCGGCATTAAAGGCGTCTCCAGCTGCAACAGTATCTATTGCTTTAACTTTTTTTGCTTCAATAAACCCGGATATTCTATCATTGATATAATATGCTCCCTTTTCGCCTAATTTAATAATTACTCCTTTTTTTACCCCTCTATCGAGTAATGTTTTAGCTGCATTCTTTATCTGATCGTTGGTCTCAACAGGATGCCCAACTAAGGTTTCTGCTTCTGTCTCGTTGGGTATCAAATAGTCAAAATATTGATAAACTCCAACTGGCATGATACCAGCAGGGGCTGGATCCATTACAACAAGTTTATTGATACTTTGAGCATATTTAGCAGCTTTCAAAGAAATTTCCAAAGGTAGTTCCATCTGCAATAAAAGTGCATCAGCACCAGAGTTTAATTT
This genomic window contains:
- the rbsK gene encoding ribokinase, with protein sequence MYYIGGLGLSTISAVVFGSVNYDLIATAQKFPLDGESLIGQSFYTSAGGKGGNQAVALSRLGIDTFMVCRIGDDYYGEELLNSLQTFGVDVSLVGIEKNMNSGIAHITVNDKGQNKIIIIRGANATCSDIEIDKITSKLNSGADALLLQMELPLEISLKAAKYAQSINKLVVMDPAPAGIMPVGVYQYFDYLIPNETEAETLVGHPVETNDQIKNAAKTLLDRGVKKGVIIKLGEKGAYYINDRISGFIEAKKVKAIDTVAAGDAFNAGFTSYLLKGNSFVDSVTMGVTIGSLAVTKPGAQESMPTLEEVDYFLNTKK